Genomic window (Ureibacillus composti):
GACCAATTCGAATCGTCTTTTGAAAACCAACTAATCACAATTAATATTCCAACCCAAACACTTACCGCAGTAAAATGTAGTGTGTGACTAAGGACTCCCGAGAAATGATTGATTGTACTTGCATGACCGGACCAACCAATCGTCAATATTAGCATCAAGGTAATAGCGATCCCAATATAGGATGTATAAGCTTTCTTTTTATAATCGTAACAAACGACAACAATAAATAAGATGCTCGCAAATACCAAAGTAATGAGCCAGGACTTGCCGACTTCATATGTTAATAATACTGCCTCTAATGTAATTTCAAATCCAAGTTTAGGTGTAAGATATAGAATAATTTGTAAAACAGGGAAAAATGATAAAACAGCAATTCCGCTTATAGCCAACAGCAATACACTCTTTGTTACATTAATTGTTGGCCTATAATTTGCGGGAATAAGATATAAGATAAAACTACCTAATGTAATAGCAAAGCAAAGGTATAGTAACGCTTGACTAAGAATTACGATGAATAACATTGCTTTATTTCTTTCTTCTCATCATGAAGAAGGCACTTACAAGAATAATAACGATTAGCGCACCTATAATAATAGGCAATGCATTAGACGAATCATTACTTGGCTCTGCCTCTTCTGTTTTTTCCCCGTTTGTAGTTTCAACATCTGTTTCTTCTACATTTGGTTGAACCTCTTCGTTTGGTTCATCCTGTTCCTGAGTTGTTTCTTCAGCAGGTGTTTCTGAAACAGGTAATTCTACAGTGAAAGAAAAATTACCTGAGATTGGATGACCATCCGCCCCGATAATATCCCACTTCACATAATGTTGACCATTTTCTAATGGACTTGAAAGTGTACCAACCAACTGATTGTCAGCTATAGTGATATTTTCGACAGCGACCTGGTCTCCACCAGAATTTTGAACAGTGAATGTACTACCTTGTTCTAACTTACCACCAAAAGTTAATGTAATTTCTTTTAGTTCTTCTTTAACTACTTCTCCATCTCCAGGGGAAGAACTTTCAATATGTGTGTGTGCAAATGCAGAATTGACAAAAGTTAAAAGGAAAATAAATGTCAGTAGAAATAATTTTTTAATTGTAAAAACCTCCTAAACAATGTAATCGTGTAAGATTGTAGCATAAAAGCCAAACAAGGTTGTGAAATCGAATTTCACAATTAATTTGTAAAAATTAACGTATGTATTCTTAGGTTTTACCTGAGTCTGTCATTCAATTCATGTTCTAATTCCAAATGTCACAGCAATGAACATATATGATAGTTTATTCTAACAATTGTTTGACTATTCAAATTTACTAGCATATAGTATGGATAATAATCAAATGTTCATTTGAATGTATCTGGGGTGAGAGAATGGGAAATAAAACAGATATCTGTGAAATCACTTGTGTTGATGGAGAAAAAGTAGCAGGTGTTCAGCAATTATTAAGCGAGCAAAATCCTTTAGAAGTAGCGAAAGTTTTTAAAGCA
Coding sequences:
- a CDS encoding copper resistance protein CopC; protein product: MESSSPGDGEVVKEELKEITLTFGGKLEQGSTFTVQNSGGDQVAVENITIADNQLVGTLSSPLENGQHYVKWDIIGADGHPISGNFSFTVELPVSETPAEETTQEQDEPNEEVQPNVEETDVETTNGEKTEEAEPSNDSSNALPIIIGALIVIILVSAFFMMRRKK